The window GCCCGCTACGTAGGGGCAGAGTTTTCGCGGCATAGGCATGGAGAAATAATGTTTCAGCCCCAGATCCAGATTGAAGAGATATATTTTTAATTCACGGGTGATATCCAGATCAGTAGGATCATCGTTTGTGACATAATCGCCTTCGCTTGCAGCATCCAGATATGAGAAGTTCAGCTTTGTTGTTATATAGAATTGAGGAGCAATTATTTGTTCATATCCAAGTTGGATGTAGGGTGAAGTGGATATTTTATCGAAGTAATCGGAGCCGTTTCTAAGTTCCGCCCAATGCTGAAGGTGATCTGTAAGGTTTGTAGCATCATGACCGTCTGTGAAACCAAAATTGAAGTTGATGCTCTTTCCCGGCACGGGGCCGTACATTTTCCTGTCTCTGAAGACTACCTGCGCTGAAACGGGGACCGAAGCAGTCAGGATGAGTATTGAAACAAAACTTAGTAATATAGACTTTTTCATGATTTCTCCGATCCTTCGAGTGTTTCACTGCTTGTGGGGCTATTCTAAAAATATAATCAGCCTGCCTTTTTGTCAAACTCTTAAATCAGAAAGAGTTGCTACTTGTTTGGAACAACGCATAGAAATCGCAGTTTGCTTTCTCCCGTATTTAAGAATGAATGTTTTTTACCTTCCGGCACGAAGATAAAATAACCCTTTGAGAAATCCCTTTCCTGACTTTCAAATTTAAGTCTGCCCTCTCCTTCAAGGATATAGACTTCATGTTCCCAGGAGTGCTTATGAAACGGGGTTCTTCCTCCCTTGCCGATCTCGAATAAGCGCATCGCAAAATTTAAAGCTCCGTCATTCTCAGAAATCAGCCATCTGATATTTACATTTTTCGCTCCCTCAGCATCTACTTCCGCCGCTTTGACATCTGCCGCTTTATTGATTTTAAGATCCGCCATATCCGTCTCCTTTTAGATAAATACTCATAACTGTTTAAGGCGTTTATTCTAACGCGGACTACCAGACGATTCTAAAACAGAACCGGTGTCCGGACAAGTTAAAACGGTTTTTTAGGTTATTGTCCCGCTTGACAGTTGTATGGTAAAGAGGTTATTTTGGGGCTGGATAGATTAAACAGCGCTCTTTATAATTCAGTTCAGGCGGAAAAATATTGGAAGAAATTCTTTTTGTATGTACAGGAAATACATGCAGGAGCCCTATGGCGGAAGTATTGGCGAAGAGGAAGATGGCTGATTTTGAAAATTTGTCTTTTTCGTCCGCCGGCATATCCGCGCGCGAAGGGCAATCCGCTTCACCTCTCGCGATAAGTGTTCTTTCTGAAATGGGCATCGACCTTTCTTCTCATAGAGCTTCCAGCCTGACACGGGAACAGATAGCAAATTCCAGTCTTATTGCGGCTATGACGCCGCTTCATAAATCAGCGGTACTGGATATTGATCCGGAAGCTGAATCAAAGGTGATTGTTCTCGGGGAATTGGACGGGCGGAGAAAAAGCGCCGATATCATAGATCCAATCGGCCGAGGGAGGGAAGCTTATATCGGTGTAAGAGATGAGATAGATCATCTTACTGATATCTTGAAAGATTACATCACCGAAAGGTTTAACTTGAGAGGTGATATGCCGGGATAATAGAATTGGGATGACCGGCTTTTCCCAATCCGATGATTCCCATTTCGGTTTTGGATTTTCCCGGGCGGTTTTTTGGGCATCGCGGAATTATTGGTAAAAACTGAAATTGTTGTTGTAACTGCCAGTTATTATTTCTATAATTAGCGCGAGCTGAGGCGGTTTGTCCCGCCGGGTTCTCTTTTGGAAATTGAAAAACCATTTGTTTAGAGGGAGTGTGAAAATGGGTTTGAAAAAATCAGACAAGATATGGATGGACGGGAAGTTTGTCGACTGGGATGACGCTAAGATCCATGTCTGCGCGCATGTTATTCACTACGGTTCGGCAGTGTTCGAGGGAATAAGATGTTATGACACTAAAAAAGGGCCGGCGATCTTCAGGCTCGAACCTCATATAAAACGGCTCTATAATTCGGCTAAGATGTACAGGATGAAGCCTGAAATACCTATGCGGGAGTTTATGGAGGCCTGCTATGAAATTATTAGAAAGAATGATATGAAGGCTTGTTATATAAGGCCTTTGGTGTACAGAGGTTATAATGAACTGGGAGTTAATCCATTCAATAATCCTGTGAATTCTTTCATTGTAGTCTGGGAATGGGGGAAATACCTCGGCCCCGAAGCTCTCGAGCAGGGCGTTGATGTCTGTGTGTCTTCATGGGATAGAATTGCTCCAAACACATTTCCGGCTCTGGCTAAAGCCGGCGCGAATTATATGAACTCTCAACTGATCAAGATGGAAGCTATCAAGAACGGATACGTCGAGGGCATAGCTCTTGATGCAAATGGTTACGTCAGCGAGGGGAGCGGCGAAAATATCTTTCTTGTACAGGACGGCAAACTCTTTACACCTCCTCTGGGGGCGAGTGTTCTTCCGGGAATCACACGAAATACCGTTATTGAACTGGCCGAGGATCTAGGGTATGAAGTGGTTGAAAAACTGATCCCCAGAGAGATGCTTTATATAGCGGACGAGGTTTTCTTTACCGGAACAGCGGCTGAGATAACCCCAATCCGAAGTGTTGATAAGATTAAGATAGGAGAAGGCAAGAGAGGTCCGATAACCGCTGAATTACAGGAACTTTTCTTCAAGGTTCTAAACGCCGAAGTTGAAGAAAAATTCCATTGGCTGGATTTTGTTTATAAGGATTAATTTTATCAGAAAGAAAGGTCTTATTCTATGAAGGTCGCGGTTGGTTCAGATCATCGCGGTTTTGCGCTCAAGGTGAGGATCGCGGAATTTCTTAATAAGGATGGGCACGGCATTCTTGATCTGGGTACAAACGGAACCGATTCCGTCGATTATCCCGATTTTGCGATTCCCGTAGCCGAGAAGGTCGCGAGCGGGGAAGTTGACCGCGGAATCCTGATCTGCGGCAGCGGTATAGGAATGTCAATTGCGGCAAACAAGGTTTCGGGCGTAAGGGCTTCATTATGTAAAACTGCCAAAGACGCTGAGATAACGAGATTGCATAATGATTCAAATGTTCTCGCGCTTTCTGAAAAAAGCGCGGATGACCCCGCGATTGAAGAGCTCGTAAGGACGTGGCTTGAAACACCCTTCGAGGGAGGCCGCCATCTGAGACGAATAAATAAGATACATGAATATGAAAGCCGTTAACAGTACTTTTGTTAAAGAGGGGCGATAGGAAATGTTTGAAGAAAATCTATTTGGATATCTTGAAAAAACAGATCCTGAAATAATGGAAGCCGTGAGGGGAGAGCTCGGCCGGCAGCAGAATCAGTTGGAGATGATAGCCAGTGAGAATTTCGCGAGCAAGGCTGTTCTTGCCGCCTTAAGCAATCCGATGCAGAATAAATACGCGGAAGGGTATGTAGGAAAACGTTATTACGGCGGATGTGAATTTGTCGATCAGGCTGAAAGGCTGGCCCGCAGAAGAGTAAGAAAGCTCTTCGGCGCAGAGGGCGCGAATGTTCAACCTCACTCGGGCACTCAGGCTAATATTACAGCTTATCTTTCATTTATAAAACCCGGGGACAAGATAATGGGTTTGAGTCTGTCGCACGGAGGGCATTTGTCGCACGGTCATCCCGTAAACTTTTCGGGTATGTTTTTCGATGTTGTTCATTACGAGGTTGACCGCGAGACCAGGACATTCAATTATGATGCTCTGGAGAAACAGGTAAAAAAAGAAAGACCCAAACTTTTTGTGGCTGGAGCAAGCGCCTATCCCAGGTTCTGGGACTGGAAGAGAATCCGCCGGATGTGCGACAGCGTCGGGGCTGTAATGATGGTTGATATAGCTCACATAGCGGGTCTTATTGCCGCCGGTGTTCATCCGAGCCCCGTTCCCTATGCTGACGTTGTTACATCTACCACGCATAAGACTCTTCGAGGACCGAGGGGAGGTTTTATCCTCTGTCCTAAAAAATATAAAAAGAGTGTCAATAAAATGAATTTTCCCGGCACTCAGGGTGGTCCGTTCATGCACGTTATAGCGGCTAAAGCTGTTTGCTTCAAGGAAGCTATGACGGATGAGTTTAAAGAATATCAGAAACAGGTTGTCTCTAACGCCTCCAGGCTCGCCTCGTATATAATGGATCACGGGTTCGAGCTCGTAAGCGGCGGCACCGACAACCATCTCTTCCTTATTGATTTGTCAAACAAAGGTTTAACGGGCAAAGCGGCTGAGAAAGCTCTTGAAAAAGCCGGAATAACGGTAAACAAGAACACTGTACCTTTCGACGAGCAGAGCCCCTTTGTGACTTCGGGGATCAGAGTCGGCACTCCGGCGCTTACGACCCGCGGGATGAAGGAAACTGAAATGGATAGTGTAGGTGAGATGATCGTCAGAGTTCTTGAAAACTTGGAAGATGAGAATATATTAGCGGAGATTAGAAAAAAGACTTTTGAACTCGCGAGGAGTTTCCCGCTCTATGAATAATTATAAGTTTTCCCACAGAGCGCCCTGCCCGCGGGTTTTGAGAGGATGGAAGTTATAGTTTCTGAACGCTAT of the Candidatus Krumholzibacteriota bacterium genome contains:
- a CDS encoding cupin domain-containing protein — its product is MADLKINKAADVKAAEVDAEGAKNVNIRWLISENDGALNFAMRLFEIGKGGRTPFHKHSWEHEVYILEGEGRLKFESQERDFSKGYFIFVPEGKKHSFLNTGESKLRFLCVVPNK
- a CDS encoding low molecular weight protein arginine phosphatase codes for the protein MEEILFVCTGNTCRSPMAEVLAKRKMADFENLSFSSAGISAREGQSASPLAISVLSEMGIDLSSHRASSLTREQIANSSLIAAMTPLHKSAVLDIDPEAESKVIVLGELDGRRKSADIIDPIGRGREAYIGVRDEIDHLTDILKDYITERFNLRGDMPG
- a CDS encoding branched-chain amino acid transaminase; this encodes MGLKKSDKIWMDGKFVDWDDAKIHVCAHVIHYGSAVFEGIRCYDTKKGPAIFRLEPHIKRLYNSAKMYRMKPEIPMREFMEACYEIIRKNDMKACYIRPLVYRGYNELGVNPFNNPVNSFIVVWEWGKYLGPEALEQGVDVCVSSWDRIAPNTFPALAKAGANYMNSQLIKMEAIKNGYVEGIALDANGYVSEGSGENIFLVQDGKLFTPPLGASVLPGITRNTVIELAEDLGYEVVEKLIPREMLYIADEVFFTGTAAEITPIRSVDKIKIGEGKRGPITAELQELFFKVLNAEVEEKFHWLDFVYKD
- the rpiB gene encoding ribose 5-phosphate isomerase B, whose amino-acid sequence is MKVAVGSDHRGFALKVRIAEFLNKDGHGILDLGTNGTDSVDYPDFAIPVAEKVASGEVDRGILICGSGIGMSIAANKVSGVRASLCKTAKDAEITRLHNDSNVLALSEKSADDPAIEELVRTWLETPFEGGRHLRRINKIHEYESR
- the glyA gene encoding serine hydroxymethyltransferase — protein: MFEENLFGYLEKTDPEIMEAVRGELGRQQNQLEMIASENFASKAVLAALSNPMQNKYAEGYVGKRYYGGCEFVDQAERLARRRVRKLFGAEGANVQPHSGTQANITAYLSFIKPGDKIMGLSLSHGGHLSHGHPVNFSGMFFDVVHYEVDRETRTFNYDALEKQVKKERPKLFVAGASAYPRFWDWKRIRRMCDSVGAVMMVDIAHIAGLIAAGVHPSPVPYADVVTSTTHKTLRGPRGGFILCPKKYKKSVNKMNFPGTQGGPFMHVIAAKAVCFKEAMTDEFKEYQKQVVSNASRLASYIMDHGFELVSGGTDNHLFLIDLSNKGLTGKAAEKALEKAGITVNKNTVPFDEQSPFVTSGIRVGTPALTTRGMKETEMDSVGEMIVRVLENLEDENILAEIRKKTFELARSFPLYE